In one window of Microbacterium dextranolyticum DNA:
- a CDS encoding DUF4406 domain-containing protein, which yields MAQNLKRLEEAAWPIFQAGHVPMIGEWVALPVLSSAGASGPSDPLAADVMYPTAERLLQHCDAVLRLPGDSRGADQDVAIARGRGIPVYFSLDEVPVTASA from the coding sequence ATGGCCCAGAACCTGAAGCGGCTGGAGGAGGCGGCCTGGCCGATCTTCCAGGCGGGGCATGTGCCCATGATCGGCGAATGGGTCGCCCTGCCGGTGCTCTCCAGCGCCGGTGCGAGCGGCCCGAGCGATCCCCTGGCAGCCGACGTCATGTATCCGACCGCGGAACGCCTTCTGCAGCATTGCGACGCCGTGCTGCGCCTTCCGGGCGACTCGCGCGGGGCCGATCAGGACGTCGCCATCGCCCGAGGGCGCGGCATCCCCGTCTACTTCTCGCTCGACGAGGTTCCGGTCACCGCGTCCGCGTAA
- a CDS encoding GNAT family N-acetyltransferase: MEEEIEMTARPRTDRDLEQIVSWIPDADALFLFSGTRLSWPLTEAGLRDLTHTAGLVAFGVVDARGDLVGHFDLAVEGGCARLGRVIVDPARRGRGRGYARGLLRVAGEQAGRLGAEVVRLNVVTTNEPAIRAYRRAGFTVVADGSNRPDVTVMECSFRPATDPASAISEREDRFRAVRAAELDLLDPATRADAQRVGALLHPDFVEIGRSGRRWKRAETIAALAEEQGFVTPQTDDWQFGDVAGGAVLVTYRIVGPEASSRHASLWDVTGTTPVLRYHQGTVLPEQ; this comes from the coding sequence GTGGAGGAAGAGATCGAGATGACGGCGAGACCGCGGACCGACCGCGATCTCGAGCAGATCGTGAGCTGGATTCCGGATGCCGATGCGCTCTTCCTCTTCTCCGGCACCCGCCTCTCGTGGCCGCTGACCGAGGCCGGGCTGCGTGACCTGACCCACACGGCAGGCCTGGTGGCGTTCGGGGTGGTCGACGCGCGAGGCGACCTGGTCGGTCACTTCGATCTCGCCGTCGAGGGAGGGTGTGCACGGCTGGGCCGCGTGATCGTCGACCCTGCCCGGCGCGGGCGCGGGCGCGGGTACGCGCGCGGCCTCCTCCGTGTCGCGGGGGAACAGGCGGGCCGGCTCGGGGCGGAGGTCGTTCGACTGAACGTCGTCACGACGAACGAACCGGCGATCCGCGCGTACCGTCGCGCGGGCTTCACCGTCGTCGCGGATGGGTCGAATCGGCCCGACGTCACGGTCATGGAGTGTTCGTTCCGGCCAGCGACGGACCCGGCGTCGGCGATCAGCGAGCGGGAGGATCGATTCCGCGCCGTGAGGGCGGCGGAGCTCGACCTCCTCGATCCCGCGACGCGCGCAGACGCGCAGAGGGTCGGCGCGCTCCTGCACCCGGACTTCGTCGAGATCGGTCGTTCCGGCCGCCGATGGAAGAGAGCGGAGACGATCGCGGCGCTGGCAGAGGAGCAGGGCTTCGTCACACCCCAGACCGACGACTGGCAGTTCGGCGACGTCGCGGGCGGAGCGGTGCTCGTGACCTATCGGATCGTCGGGCCCGAGGCGAGCAGTCGGCACGCCTCACTCTGGGATGTCACGGGCACGACCCCCGTGCTCCGGTACCACCAGGGCACCGTTCTGCCTGAGCAGTGA